A window from Corynebacterium urogenitale encodes these proteins:
- a CDS encoding anchored repeat ABC transporter, substrate-binding protein encodes MAAPISSLLPRAPYRRVAGVLAAATLSASTASCATTAALPSTTDGITDVVATTPILTDLVRNVAGERARVTGLIPPNADPHTHELTLRDVRNAANADVAFTNGFLLEPQAVSHSVHSSVRSGVPVIPVAERAESKGAKLRPLVENLSLDSVWLGLRATGDDPQHKDEAAASQRQVAFHVTDVDGPGQVAAYVTGTFGQPEIFFDSADGLDGDPLGADSIQLPPNAHTHMSWSFAEPGIYTVDVATDLITGGERDTTALAKTTLTFAVGVPADEAPQQGAVQVVKEGHHDVRVDVGQKKMDLSGDGGDRETATTVIEVPSRTLQQVPAQRDFRFLGQPGDETYLLPQAVLGKHVHGDIDPHLWHTVGNAKAMVEIIRDELSRVDPHGAAAYQRNAKEYLDRLDSVDRSVREQIQAIPEGRRHLVTAHDGYAYLADTYGLDIAGFITPNPAVEPSARDVITLTRTLENLRVPAVFVEPTLAGQVNSLMAIADRLNVQVCTIRGDTFDAQVHSYEELMLANAAELRRCLS; translated from the coding sequence ATGGCTGCCCCGATCTCCTCTTTGTTGCCGCGCGCCCCGTATCGGCGTGTGGCGGGGGTCCTGGCGGCGGCGACCTTGAGTGCTTCCACTGCCAGTTGTGCGACGACAGCAGCCCTCCCATCCACCACCGATGGAATCACGGATGTTGTCGCAACCACGCCAATCCTCACGGACCTGGTGCGCAATGTCGCGGGTGAGCGAGCACGCGTGACCGGGCTGATACCGCCCAACGCGGATCCGCATACGCATGAACTGACCTTGAGGGATGTGCGCAATGCTGCGAATGCGGACGTGGCCTTCACCAATGGTTTCCTCCTGGAACCACAGGCTGTAAGTCACAGTGTTCACAGCAGCGTGCGTTCCGGCGTGCCCGTGATTCCCGTGGCAGAGCGGGCGGAATCCAAGGGAGCGAAGCTGCGGCCTCTCGTGGAAAACCTCTCCTTGGACTCCGTCTGGCTGGGCCTGCGCGCAACCGGTGATGATCCACAACACAAGGATGAAGCCGCTGCGTCCCAGCGCCAGGTCGCCTTCCACGTCACTGATGTGGACGGACCGGGGCAGGTTGCCGCCTACGTGACCGGCACCTTCGGACAGCCGGAGATCTTCTTCGATTCCGCTGATGGGCTCGATGGCGACCCCTTGGGTGCGGATTCCATCCAATTGCCACCCAATGCGCATACCCACATGAGCTGGTCTTTCGCGGAGCCCGGGATCTACACCGTGGACGTAGCCACGGATCTCATCACCGGCGGAGAACGTGACACGACCGCATTGGCGAAGACCACCCTCACTTTTGCAGTGGGAGTGCCAGCCGATGAAGCCCCGCAGCAGGGAGCTGTTCAGGTTGTGAAAGAGGGTCACCACGACGTGCGCGTTGACGTCGGTCAGAAAAAGATGGACCTCAGCGGCGACGGAGGAGATCGCGAGACGGCAACCACGGTCATCGAGGTGCCCTCGCGCACACTGCAACAGGTACCCGCTCAAAGAGACTTTCGGTTTCTCGGCCAGCCGGGGGACGAAACCTATCTGCTCCCGCAGGCCGTCCTCGGCAAGCACGTCCACGGCGATATCGACCCACACCTGTGGCATACCGTGGGCAATGCCAAAGCGATGGTGGAGATCATTCGCGACGAACTAAGCCGAGTGGATCCGCACGGCGCGGCCGCCTACCAACGCAACGCCAAGGAGTACCTCGACCGCCTCGACAGCGTGGACCGTTCTGTTCGCGAACAGATCCAGGCCATTCCCGAAGGCCGGCGACACCTCGTCACCGCCCACGATGGGTACGCCTACCTCGCAGATACTTATGGGCTGGACATCGCGGGGTTCATCACCCCCAATCCCGCGGTGGAACCCAGTGCCCGCGATGTCATCACGCTCACACGCACCCTGGAGAACCTGCGTGTGCCCGCCGTCTTCGTTGAGCCCACCCTAGCCGGGCAGGTCAATAGCCTCATGGCCATCGCGGACCGTTTGAATGTGCAGGTCTGCACCATTCGTGGCGACACCTTCGATGCACAGGTTCACAGCTATGAGGAACTCATGCTAGCCAACGCCGCCGAACTCCGCCGCTGTCTCAGTTGA
- the rplA gene encoding 50S ribosomal protein L1, with product MSKTSKAYRAAAEKIDKSRAYSPLEAAKLVKETSSKNYDATVDVAIRLGVDPRKADQLVRGTVSLPNGTGKTVRVIVFAEGPNATAAEEAGADAVGTAELIEKIQGGWTDFDAAIATPDQMAKVGRVARVLGPRGLMPNPKTGTVTTDVAKAVSEIKGGKISFRVDKAANLHAIIGKASFDEKQLAENYGALIDELLRLKPSSSKGKYLKKVSLSSTNGPSVVVDESVQKNYAE from the coding sequence ATGAGCAAGACTTCCAAGGCTTACCGCGCCGCTGCGGAGAAGATCGACAAGTCCCGTGCCTACAGCCCGCTTGAGGCTGCGAAGCTGGTCAAGGAGACCTCTTCCAAGAACTACGACGCCACCGTTGACGTGGCTATCCGCCTGGGCGTGGATCCTCGTAAGGCTGATCAGCTGGTTCGCGGCACCGTGTCCCTGCCTAACGGCACCGGCAAGACCGTTCGCGTGATCGTCTTCGCTGAGGGTCCAAACGCAACCGCTGCTGAAGAGGCTGGCGCGGATGCAGTGGGCACCGCTGAGCTGATCGAGAAGATTCAGGGCGGCTGGACCGACTTTGATGCTGCTATCGCAACCCCTGACCAGATGGCCAAGGTTGGTCGCGTCGCTCGCGTCCTGGGTCCACGTGGCCTCATGCCGAACCCGAAGACCGGCACCGTGACCACCGATGTGGCCAAGGCTGTGTCCGAGATCAAGGGCGGCAAGATCTCCTTCCGCGTTGATAAGGCTGCGAACCTGCACGCTATCATCGGCAAGGCTTCCTTCGATGAGAAGCAGCTGGCTGAGAACTACGGCGCGCTCATCGACGAGCTGCTACGCCTCAAGCCTTCTTCTTCCAAGGGCAAGTACCTGAAGAAGGTCTCCCTGTCCTCCACCAACGGTCCTTCCGTTGTGGTCGACGAGTCCGTTCAGAAGAACTACGCGGAGTAA
- the rplK gene encoding 50S ribosomal protein L11, giving the protein MAKAKKKVTGLIKLQIQAGQATPAPPVGPALGAHGVNIVEFTKAYNAATESQRGNIVPVEITVYEDRSFDFKLKTPPAAKLLLKAAGLQKGSGVPHSDKVGSVTWEQCKEIATTKKEDLNANDVEAGARIIAGTARSMGIVVKDEPAKD; this is encoded by the coding sequence ATGGCAAAGGCAAAGAAGAAGGTCACTGGCCTCATTAAGCTGCAGATCCAGGCTGGTCAGGCTACTCCGGCTCCTCCGGTTGGTCCTGCACTGGGTGCCCACGGCGTGAACATCGTTGAGTTCACCAAGGCATACAACGCTGCAACCGAGTCTCAGCGCGGCAACATCGTGCCAGTGGAGATCACTGTCTATGAAGACCGCTCCTTCGACTTCAAGCTGAAGACCCCACCAGCAGCTAAGCTGCTGCTGAAGGCTGCTGGCCTGCAGAAGGGTTCCGGCGTTCCTCACAGTGACAAGGTTGGTTCCGTGACCTGGGAGCAGTGCAAGGAGATTGCTACCACGAAGAAGGAAGACCTCAACGCTAACGACGTGGAGGCCGGCGCCCGCATCATCGCTGGTACCGCTCGCTCCATGGGCATTGTCGTCAAGGACGAGCCAGCGAAGGACTAA
- a CDS encoding choice-of-anchor M domain-containing protein, producing MTRKKALLAVLTAGLLAVGSAPVATADDKDNANQTPTESGHKPGERGWNSVELGDDIKDTRTDSTHTCAGRTLLYQAHVDAIYATRNQGEMDVMIVDGQVPRPADDICLRLAPDADKKGREVSRFVVPDEKALSFLGKPGTILWTGPQSTDWTDNWRPLWAGIGAFDPAHEYEVPGNFEDKKVHFELVDFEGPGEMETFFASVGNSKITRVLSTRDNIRKFSYTVGYHGHFGWTFTKPGIYKLNVQAHAKHTDTGKIEKSPVRTVTWLVGSDEEVGLPEGTTKGLQEITETAEQQRDAAGLPAQDESSEDQPSKPSPSNPDETEPAPDGPTPANPVPNDPPLTPAERNKRAAEAIAKQFGEKYPSASDLDIIDHGHMDLALATRQGKQVAFLKDGADPQKVTERASGMFGFRVDSEGAHLNLNEKIKEDLNAAGADFGDTAWVTPAAQEDDLEAPWLGFSTEAFAYPKTKGDVELKIAEFDGPGDMVTAHSKLGRLAVELNSKDRTKTVKYPASSHDHHAFLFSKPGVYRVVFEYSGTDEKGKQFSVPLETFFAVGNLAGDQSPSEPAPGNPGEEDPGEQNPGEEDPGEEDPGEQNPGEEGPGDEPNSNSGHWLADGDIPILEFAKGVDGVLQQVNKDLISLDNSLTTIDGIANKWFGKSLAVGPRQDAKPTAVAPVKTKPQGAKSEGQSVSGTTSNGQVTANVHAQGAGQKASAQTVGAAHPLATSIAHGTGSASGSTGGRSSSLGTPVVSTASVTGSTDTSSSGATASADSDDAVTEEAAAEDGAMSEASGEGLGIRALPSENSLESHAAGPKKQEKSAIQLFADQLQQGGWMGGFTLGVGLMALLGGMLLVLLATRNLRAAQEMVLAQRVERADVDED from the coding sequence ATGACACGGAAAAAGGCACTACTTGCGGTGCTGACTGCAGGCCTGCTGGCTGTGGGCTCCGCACCTGTTGCCACCGCAGACGACAAAGACAACGCAAACCAGACGCCAACGGAAAGCGGTCATAAACCGGGCGAGCGCGGTTGGAATAGCGTAGAGCTCGGCGACGACATCAAGGACACACGCACCGACTCCACCCATACCTGCGCTGGGCGGACACTGCTTTACCAGGCTCACGTGGATGCCATTTACGCCACACGCAACCAGGGCGAAATGGATGTGATGATTGTGGACGGCCAGGTGCCACGTCCCGCCGATGATATCTGCCTGCGGCTCGCGCCAGATGCAGATAAGAAGGGCAGGGAAGTATCGCGCTTCGTCGTGCCGGATGAAAAGGCGTTGAGCTTCCTGGGCAAGCCCGGCACCATTTTGTGGACCGGCCCGCAGTCCACAGACTGGACCGATAATTGGCGCCCACTGTGGGCGGGTATCGGTGCTTTCGATCCCGCTCATGAATACGAAGTGCCGGGCAACTTCGAAGACAAAAAGGTTCACTTCGAGCTAGTGGACTTCGAAGGTCCCGGAGAGATGGAGACCTTCTTTGCTTCGGTAGGTAACTCGAAGATCACTCGTGTCCTCTCCACCCGGGATAACATCCGAAAGTTCAGCTACACGGTGGGTTATCACGGACACTTCGGCTGGACCTTTACGAAACCAGGCATTTACAAGCTGAACGTGCAAGCGCACGCCAAGCACACGGATACCGGCAAGATTGAGAAGTCTCCAGTGCGCACAGTGACGTGGCTGGTCGGATCCGATGAGGAAGTGGGACTGCCGGAGGGCACGACGAAGGGCCTGCAGGAGATCACCGAGACTGCGGAGCAGCAGCGCGACGCCGCTGGCCTGCCTGCCCAGGACGAATCCTCGGAAGACCAGCCGTCCAAGCCATCTCCGTCTAACCCGGATGAGACGGAACCCGCACCTGACGGCCCCACACCCGCAAACCCTGTTCCGAATGATCCACCACTTACACCCGCCGAACGCAACAAGCGAGCGGCGGAGGCAATCGCGAAACAGTTCGGCGAGAAATACCCGAGTGCCTCTGACCTGGACATCATTGACCATGGGCACATGGATTTGGCGCTAGCGACTCGTCAAGGCAAGCAAGTGGCGTTCCTCAAGGACGGCGCTGATCCGCAAAAAGTCACTGAACGAGCGAGCGGCATGTTCGGATTCCGTGTGGATAGCGAAGGTGCTCACCTAAACTTGAACGAGAAGATCAAGGAAGACCTCAATGCTGCAGGTGCTGACTTCGGGGATACCGCATGGGTCACGCCAGCTGCGCAAGAGGACGATCTGGAGGCGCCGTGGCTAGGCTTTTCCACGGAAGCTTTTGCATATCCAAAAACCAAGGGTGATGTTGAGCTTAAGATCGCCGAATTCGATGGCCCTGGTGACATGGTCACCGCCCACTCCAAGCTGGGTAGGCTGGCCGTGGAGCTGAACTCTAAGGACCGCACAAAGACAGTCAAGTACCCGGCGTCCAGCCACGATCACCATGCGTTCTTGTTCTCCAAGCCAGGTGTCTACCGCGTGGTATTCGAATACAGTGGCACGGACGAAAAGGGCAAGCAGTTCAGTGTGCCACTCGAGACCTTCTTTGCCGTCGGTAACCTCGCTGGTGACCAGTCTCCATCTGAACCAGCACCCGGTAACCCAGGGGAAGAAGACCCAGGGGAGCAGAACCCAGGGGAAGAAGACCCAGGGGAAGAAGACCCAGGGGAGCAGAACCCAGGGGAAGAAGGCCCAGGGGATGAGCCGAACAGCAACTCCGGCCACTGGCTCGCCGATGGAGACATCCCCATCCTCGAATTCGCCAAGGGCGTCGATGGGGTGCTCCAACAAGTCAACAAGGACCTCATCTCCCTCGACAACAGCCTGACTACCATCGACGGGATCGCCAATAAATGGTTCGGAAAGAGCCTCGCTGTGGGGCCCCGCCAGGATGCGAAACCGACCGCTGTGGCTCCCGTAAAGACAAAACCACAAGGAGCGAAGTCTGAAGGTCAGAGCGTCTCGGGTACTACCTCCAACGGGCAGGTAACGGCTAACGTGCATGCGCAGGGTGCAGGGCAGAAAGCATCTGCGCAGACAGTAGGCGCCGCTCACCCGCTGGCAACATCGATTGCTCACGGAACCGGATCTGCCAGCGGCAGCACCGGTGGCAGATCTAGTTCTCTGGGTACTCCGGTCGTCTCCACCGCGTCAGTGACAGGCAGCACGGACACGTCCTCAAGCGGTGCAACTGCTTCCGCCGACAGTGACGATGCCGTGACTGAGGAGGCTGCGGCTGAAGACGGCGCAATGTCGGAGGCCTCCGGTGAAGGATTGGGTATTCGCGCCCTGCCGTCAGAAAACTCGCTGGAATCCCACGCCGCTGGACCGAAAAAGCAGGAGAAAAGCGCAATCCAGCTCTTTGCCGATCAACTTCAACAAGGTGGCTGGATGGGAGGCTTCACCCTCGGCGTGGGACTCATGGCGCTGCTCGGCGGCATGCTGCTCGTGCTGCTCGCAACACGCAATCTACGCGCAGCGCAAGAAATGGTGCTGGCTCAGCGCGTGGAGCGCGCTGATGTAGACGAGGACTAG
- the nusG gene encoding transcription termination/antitermination protein NusG codes for MSDQTENNEPQQVSAESLAASAQEDVQAAAAEAHAEAAESAASESSDVESAGASEGAEATGEGAEQSAEDAAMAAYKARLRQFMRELKKLDGEWYIIQCYSGYENKVKTNLEMRAQTLGVDDQIHEVVVPIEEVTELRDGKRKNVKRKLLPGYVLVRMDLQDASWSVVRDTPGVTSFVGNEGKPTPVKIREVAKFLLPPETATPATEGENAAAATGVDVSSTGVATPPKPASETVVVDYEVGESVTILSGPFATVSATISEIDTTANRLKAMVSIFGRETPVELEFDQVEKLN; via the coding sequence ATGAGCGATCAGACTGAGAACAACGAGCCGCAGCAGGTCAGTGCCGAGTCTCTCGCTGCGTCCGCACAGGAGGACGTGCAGGCCGCTGCTGCCGAGGCTCACGCGGAAGCAGCCGAGTCCGCTGCCTCTGAGTCCAGTGACGTCGAATCTGCCGGGGCTTCCGAGGGTGCCGAAGCCACCGGCGAGGGCGCTGAGCAGTCCGCAGAAGATGCGGCGATGGCTGCGTACAAGGCTCGCCTGCGCCAGTTTATGCGTGAGCTGAAGAAGCTCGATGGCGAGTGGTACATCATCCAGTGCTACTCCGGCTACGAGAACAAGGTGAAGACCAACCTGGAGATGCGTGCCCAGACCCTGGGTGTCGACGACCAGATTCACGAGGTTGTCGTGCCAATCGAGGAAGTCACCGAGCTTCGTGATGGCAAGCGGAAGAACGTCAAGCGTAAGTTGCTGCCGGGATACGTCCTAGTGCGCATGGACTTGCAGGATGCCTCCTGGTCCGTCGTTCGCGATACCCCAGGTGTGACCTCCTTCGTGGGTAACGAGGGTAAGCCAACCCCGGTGAAGATCCGCGAGGTGGCGAAGTTCCTGTTGCCACCGGAGACGGCAACCCCAGCTACCGAGGGCGAGAACGCGGCAGCAGCAACTGGTGTGGATGTTTCCTCCACTGGCGTGGCCACCCCACCAAAGCCGGCATCCGAAACGGTTGTGGTGGATTACGAGGTGGGTGAGTCTGTGACGATTCTGTCCGGCCCATTCGCCACCGTCTCCGCCACCATCTCTGAGATCGACACGACCGCCAACCGTCTCAAGGCGATGGTGTCCATCTTCGGCCGTGAGACCCCGGTTGAGCTGGAATTTGATCAGGTAGAGAAGCTCAACTAG
- a CDS encoding anchored repeat-type ABC transporter ATP-binding subunit codes for MSSPVLSVRRLSVQLSGRRVLSDVTLDLERGEFVGLLGPNGAGKTTLLRSILGFIPVDSGSVSVGGRSRATAVRRAVGYVPQRHEFAWEFPLSVREAVLGGRVVRRGLLRRAAVEDHKAALQALKKVNLEDKADRPIGQLSGGQRQRVLVARALAAQPEVLLLDEPFTGMDVPNAEQLIGLFKQLADEGTTVLMSTHDLGEAVDHCERLVLLNGSVQADSARDDLRQAEPWMRAYGVRENSSLLRTVGVVGAA; via the coding sequence ATGAGTAGCCCTGTACTGTCCGTGCGCCGCCTCTCTGTGCAGCTGTCCGGTCGCCGTGTGTTGTCCGACGTCACGCTGGACCTAGAGCGCGGAGAATTCGTGGGACTCCTCGGGCCCAACGGGGCAGGAAAAACCACGCTTCTCCGATCGATTTTGGGGTTCATCCCTGTGGATAGTGGCAGCGTCAGTGTCGGAGGCCGCAGCCGGGCCACCGCAGTGCGCCGGGCTGTGGGCTACGTTCCACAGCGGCACGAGTTCGCATGGGAGTTTCCCCTCTCCGTGCGCGAGGCCGTCCTCGGTGGCCGCGTCGTGCGCCGAGGGCTCTTGCGCCGAGCTGCCGTGGAAGACCATAAGGCCGCGTTGCAGGCACTGAAGAAAGTAAACCTCGAGGATAAGGCTGACCGCCCCATCGGACAGCTCTCGGGCGGACAGCGCCAGCGAGTATTGGTTGCGCGCGCACTTGCGGCACAACCAGAGGTACTGCTGCTGGATGAGCCGTTCACAGGGATGGATGTGCCCAACGCTGAACAGCTCATTGGCCTTTTCAAGCAGCTGGCCGATGAAGGTACGACGGTCCTGATGAGCACCCACGATCTGGGTGAGGCCGTGGATCATTGCGAGCGTTTGGTGTTGCTCAATGGCAGTGTGCAGGCGGACTCAGCCCGTGATGATCTTCGCCAAGCGGAGCCGTGGATGCGCGCCTACGGGGTGCGGGAGAATTCCTCGCTACTGCGCACCGTCGGGGTGGTGGGAGCAGCATGA
- a CDS encoding TIGR03773 family transporter-associated surface protein has protein sequence MGRTFQHFTSKQRGITAAFSAVTALGLATAPALPVWDATAGTLSVIENPLTSEAGAQSVRFDQGHVDAFNVTAKNGKLVLDLKEDITGSHVQHDPEDIVLGVKAEAFTTQTQDVENVGIAGYLLPQTQKKGLLWPGWDTLGVQADGFEHVDIEFTDVSGPGRVFLFGDGFNGVGSLLKDGSYELTSGDVREQKFPAHTHANWVFEKAGQYTMTVKATAKNKQGQTVSSEEKTYTWVVDHSPKDPNEAGVVDVAVANTPAHTGNGSEADGGDNGRASEGAGAGNTGGATGGTTGGGKSSSQGTSSSKSGSAKSSSSSSTSQTKAGNSAATGGGNTAGGDAAQCTKGEPGLRPLIKDDRQSPPKWVSPSSVNFGLGGAAKAQLPQKLGPIAKGEAWLIGATQQPGVPWLGVNTMHPNLLGKTTGDVTFALTSFEGPGNMFVYEQGNLGQVVGSEWFSGSNGKASGSHVVPRNSHVHPNWVFDKPGTYRVGITQTATTKEGKKVSAPATLTFSVGGSGGNATSGHFDFGAEITEDGNCSGGAGDAGGAGGAGGVDGADGSGASADGSLANTGASTMTLAIIVAGLGVAVLGGGLLTYLRSMKSFKA, from the coding sequence TTGGGACGCACATTCCAGCATTTCACCAGTAAGCAGCGGGGCATCACGGCTGCTTTTTCCGCCGTCACTGCGCTTGGTTTGGCCACTGCGCCAGCCCTGCCAGTGTGGGATGCCACAGCGGGTACGTTGTCCGTTATTGAAAATCCATTGACCTCCGAGGCAGGCGCCCAGAGCGTGCGCTTCGATCAGGGTCACGTAGACGCTTTCAACGTGACGGCGAAAAACGGCAAGCTGGTGCTTGACCTTAAGGAGGACATCACCGGTTCCCACGTGCAACACGACCCGGAAGATATCGTTCTTGGCGTGAAGGCGGAAGCGTTCACCACCCAGACTCAGGATGTCGAGAACGTCGGCATCGCCGGTTATTTACTTCCGCAAACCCAGAAAAAGGGTCTGTTGTGGCCTGGCTGGGACACACTCGGTGTCCAGGCCGACGGATTTGAGCATGTGGACATCGAATTCACGGACGTTTCTGGGCCGGGCAGGGTTTTCCTGTTCGGCGATGGGTTCAATGGAGTGGGTTCCTTGCTGAAGGACGGCTCCTACGAGCTCACCAGCGGTGATGTTCGCGAGCAGAAATTCCCTGCCCACACTCACGCCAACTGGGTGTTCGAGAAGGCTGGTCAGTACACGATGACCGTGAAGGCCACCGCGAAGAATAAGCAGGGTCAAACTGTCTCCAGTGAGGAAAAGACCTACACCTGGGTCGTTGATCATTCACCTAAAGACCCGAACGAGGCTGGAGTAGTTGACGTAGCAGTAGCGAACACGCCAGCCCACACCGGAAACGGTAGCGAGGCAGATGGCGGCGACAACGGTAGGGCATCCGAAGGCGCCGGGGCAGGAAACACCGGCGGCGCAACTGGCGGAACCACCGGCGGTGGAAAGAGCTCCTCCCAGGGCACCTCATCCTCTAAGTCTGGCTCTGCCAAAAGCTCTAGCAGTTCCTCCACCTCCCAGACCAAGGCTGGCAATTCTGCAGCGACCGGTGGTGGAAACACAGCTGGCGGGGACGCAGCACAGTGCACCAAGGGCGAGCCGGGACTTCGGCCGCTGATCAAGGACGACCGCCAGTCTCCGCCGAAGTGGGTTAGCCCATCCAGCGTGAATTTCGGCCTCGGTGGTGCGGCTAAGGCTCAACTGCCGCAGAAGCTCGGTCCAATTGCCAAGGGCGAAGCTTGGTTGATCGGCGCAACTCAGCAGCCGGGTGTGCCGTGGCTGGGCGTGAACACCATGCACCCGAACCTCCTGGGAAAGACCACCGGCGATGTCACCTTCGCACTGACGAGCTTTGAAGGCCCGGGCAACATGTTCGTCTACGAGCAGGGCAATTTGGGCCAAGTCGTGGGCTCCGAATGGTTCAGCGGTTCCAATGGCAAGGCCTCCGGCTCCCATGTTGTCCCACGTAATAGCCACGTGCACCCCAACTGGGTCTTCGACAAGCCAGGCACGTACCGCGTGGGCATCACCCAAACCGCTACCACGAAGGAAGGCAAGAAGGTCAGCGCCCCCGCAACCCTGACGTTCTCCGTCGGCGGAAGTGGCGGCAACGCTACCTCTGGTCACTTCGACTTCGGTGCAGAGATTACTGAGGACGGCAACTGCTCCGGTGGCGCTGGCGATGCTGGTGGTGCCGGCGGTGCCGGTGGCGTTGACGGTGCCGACGGCAGTGGCGCGAGCGCTGATGGTTCCCTGGCGAACACCGGCGCCTCCACGATGACTCTCGCGATCATTGTTGCCGGCCTTGGCGTTGCAGTGCTGGGCGGAGGTCTGCTGACCTACCTCCGCAGCATGAAGTCCTTCAAGGCCTAA
- a CDS encoding anchored repeat-type ABC transporter permease subunit, translated as MIGIDQFIADLGNPALAFLPKALLISVLSAAVCGVVGTYVVLRGMAFIGDAVAHAVFPGLAIAFALNASILLGGAVAGISVAVLIALFSQRQRIREDSVIGIFFAASFALGLVIIAKVDGYTGSLTSFLFGSITGVTNSDIISVAVVGTLVVAVILLLQPQLIAVSLDRESARALNINVLLMDLVLYLAVTTAVVISVRTVGNILVLALLVTPAATARLLTDRLLVMMATSAALGAVGSVLGVYFSWAVDLPAGATIVLVLTTFFFLAFLSTLVRGRSAAGWRRRAREEQRPATATTQKDIAS; from the coding sequence ATGATCGGGATTGATCAATTCATCGCTGACCTCGGTAACCCCGCGCTCGCTTTCCTCCCGAAGGCGCTGCTCATTTCCGTGCTCAGCGCAGCGGTGTGTGGTGTGGTCGGCACTTACGTGGTGCTCCGTGGGATGGCCTTCATTGGCGATGCCGTAGCCCATGCCGTATTCCCCGGATTGGCGATCGCTTTTGCACTCAATGCCTCCATCCTCCTCGGCGGGGCGGTGGCGGGAATCTCCGTGGCGGTGCTCATCGCCCTGTTTTCGCAGCGACAGCGCATTCGCGAAGACAGCGTCATCGGTATTTTCTTTGCCGCATCCTTCGCACTTGGCCTAGTGATCATCGCGAAGGTCGACGGCTACACGGGCTCCCTCACCAGCTTTCTCTTCGGATCAATTACGGGTGTGACTAACAGTGACATCATCTCCGTGGCCGTGGTGGGAACCCTGGTTGTCGCCGTGATACTCCTGCTCCAGCCGCAGCTCATCGCCGTTAGCCTCGACCGGGAATCCGCCCGGGCGTTGAACATCAACGTTCTGCTCATGGACTTGGTCCTCTACCTGGCAGTCACCACCGCCGTGGTGATCTCTGTTCGCACCGTGGGCAACATTCTGGTGCTCGCTCTCTTGGTCACACCGGCAGCGACGGCCCGCCTGCTCACAGACAGGCTGCTGGTGATGATGGCCACCAGTGCTGCGCTCGGGGCTGTGGGATCAGTACTGGGCGTCTACTTCTCCTGGGCTGTTGACCTACCAGCGGGTGCGACGATCGTGCTCGTACTCACCACTTTCTTCTTCCTCGCCTTCCTCAGCACGCTGGTCCGCGGCCGCAGTGCCGCGGGGTGGCGTCGAAGAGCCAGGGAAGAACAACGACCAGCAACCGCAACAACACAGAAGGACATCGCATCATGA
- a CDS encoding choice-of-anchor M domain-containing protein, giving the protein MTSRVTLRKALAAVATATTLSISGVVLPGAQAQTSDPALAQTVTDEERFVAPGTYAEFTRGHADLGVRLDEGDKPAPEGVSLMLRDDSSESPVWRHLEDVVFVAANNAQQTLPEDGTYDFTGATAGQQVYVLPQTEVQGVPWLGWNTQSPALIDKGTNGVTMQLLGHQGPGQLSMFLQAGGFSEPQVLWNSAKSEVQSMWVDMNTHAHANWVFTQPGVHRVAVGVSVPLKDGSEKTVTKVLTFAVGVPAEEARNSRWEGELPRVGESPQGAAQEDTTSAESSGDEGSVQWILLGLGGAVVIFAVIAFALVRNSRSVRRKAEEAADE; this is encoded by the coding sequence ATGACCAGTCGAGTCACCTTACGCAAAGCTCTAGCCGCAGTCGCCACAGCCACGACCCTCAGTATCTCCGGCGTTGTGCTTCCTGGGGCGCAGGCGCAGACTAGTGATCCTGCCCTCGCGCAGACCGTGACGGACGAGGAGCGCTTCGTCGCGCCCGGCACCTACGCCGAGTTCACCCGCGGGCACGCGGATTTGGGCGTGCGCTTGGATGAGGGGGATAAGCCCGCGCCCGAGGGCGTGTCCCTGATGCTGCGCGATGATTCCTCCGAATCACCCGTGTGGCGGCACCTAGAGGACGTGGTGTTCGTCGCTGCGAACAATGCGCAGCAAACACTGCCGGAGGATGGAACGTACGACTTTACGGGCGCCACAGCGGGCCAGCAGGTGTACGTGCTGCCGCAGACGGAGGTCCAGGGCGTGCCGTGGCTGGGTTGGAACACGCAGTCTCCGGCTCTCATCGACAAGGGCACAAACGGCGTGACCATGCAGTTGCTGGGTCACCAGGGGCCAGGCCAGCTGAGCATGTTTCTGCAGGCAGGTGGCTTTAGCGAGCCACAGGTTTTGTGGAATTCCGCAAAGAGCGAAGTCCAATCCATGTGGGTGGATATGAACACGCACGCCCACGCTAACTGGGTCTTCACTCAGCCAGGCGTGCATCGAGTCGCGGTGGGTGTGAGCGTGCCCCTAAAGGATGGCTCGGAGAAGACGGTCACGAAGGTCCTCACCTTCGCCGTCGGGGTGCCAGCGGAGGAGGCGAGAAATTCCCGGTGGGAGGGCGAGCTTCCGCGCGTGGGTGAATCTCCGCAGGGCGCAGCACAAGAGGATACGACCAGTGCGGAAAGCAGTGGGGATGAAGGCTCTGTGCAGTGGATCCTGCTGGGGCTCGGCGGCGCGGTCGTGATCTTTGCCGTTATCGCCTTTGCCCTCGTGCGTAACTCCCGCTCCGTGCGACGGAAGGCGGAAGAGGCGGCCGATGAGTAG